The Paenibacillus tianjinensis genome has a window encoding:
- a CDS encoding MBL fold metallo-hydrolase — translation MTFILIAAVILALIAAVYFVMTLYPAFGARASKAERAAISRSPQYQQGKFVYPFPVAGIENPRGGGLSILKDFVKGNPNSRPKTPLLPQPLLTGSIQQNRETKATWFGHSAVLLEIEGVTLFLDPMLGRTPSPFPAIGGKRYSRQLPIELADLPPIDAVLLSHDHYDHLDYGTIRQLQQKASMFIVPLGVGAHLKRWGISGERIREFDWWDEITLAGLTLTSAPARHFSGRSLLDRNTTLWCSWIIQGANAKIFFSGDSGYGPHFAEIGQKYGPFDLTLMECGQYDLRWSDIHMMPEQTVQAQIDLQGKLMIPIHWGAFTLAMHDWTDPVERVLRAAKEHGLRLATPRIGEPVHVGAETYPSSPWWR, via the coding sequence ATGACCTTTATTCTTATTGCGGCGGTGATCCTGGCGCTGATTGCCGCTGTTTATTTCGTAATGACCTTATACCCCGCATTTGGCGCACGGGCCTCCAAGGCAGAGCGGGCGGCGATTAGCCGCTCGCCCCAATACCAGCAGGGCAAATTCGTTTATCCCTTTCCGGTGGCCGGAATAGAGAACCCCCGGGGAGGCGGCCTTTCGATCCTGAAGGATTTTGTCAAAGGCAATCCGAACTCCAGGCCTAAAACACCGCTGCTGCCCCAGCCGCTGCTTACCGGTTCTATTCAGCAGAACAGGGAAACTAAGGCGACCTGGTTCGGACATTCGGCAGTATTGCTGGAGATCGAAGGAGTCACCCTGTTTCTGGATCCGATGCTAGGGCGTACGCCTTCCCCCTTTCCAGCCATAGGAGGCAAGCGCTACAGCAGGCAGCTGCCGATAGAGCTGGCCGATCTTCCGCCTATTGATGCCGTGCTGCTCTCTCATGATCATTATGACCATCTCGATTATGGAACGATCAGACAGCTGCAGCAAAAAGCCTCCATGTTCATCGTGCCGCTTGGTGTCGGTGCCCACTTGAAGCGGTGGGGCATCAGCGGGGAACGTATCCGTGAGTTTGACTGGTGGGATGAAATCACCTTAGCCGGATTGACGCTCACAAGCGCACCCGCGCGGCATTTCTCGGGACGCAGCCTGCTGGACCGTAACACCACGCTGTGGTGCTCCTGGATCATCCAGGGAGCGAATGCCAAGATCTTCTTCAGCGGGGATAGCGGCTATGGGCCGCATTTTGCAGAAATCGGGCAGAAATACGGCCCGTTTGATCTGACGCTGATGGAATGCGGGCAGTATGACCTGCGCTGGTCAGATATTCATATGATGCCGGAACAGACGGTCCAGGCCCAGATTGATCTGCAGGGCAAGCTGATGATCCCGATTCATTGGGGAGCCTTTACATTAGCCATGCATGACTGGACTGATCCAGTGGAGCGGGTGCTGCGTGCGGCGAAAGAGCATGGCTTGCGGCTGGCTACACCGAGAATCGGCGAGCCGGTCCATGTGGGTGCCGAGACGTATCCATCGTCTCCGTGGTGGAGATGA
- a CDS encoding HAD family hydrolase, whose translation MYDTYIFDLYGTLIDIETDEEQAEVWERLSLHFSYHGLNITGEELQRRFLAERDRQLEAAARHCQFPDFVMEEVFREVARDLGGEPGQAWLHETVRWLRTLSMIHISLYDGVAEILGRLRSGGKKVFLLSNGQKTFIEAELTMLGILHLFDGIAISSEAGVSKPDPLFYRYLTETYGANLDSAIMIGNDPRTDIAGANAVGIASCYIQTASSPRGVPVNSTVQIWDGDLRQIPGWNL comes from the coding sequence ATGTATGATACGTATATCTTCGATTTGTACGGTACGCTGATCGATATTGAGACGGATGAAGAGCAGGCTGAGGTCTGGGAACGTCTGTCGCTGCATTTCAGTTATCATGGTCTGAATATTACAGGGGAAGAGCTGCAGAGGCGGTTCCTCGCCGAACGGGACCGGCAGCTGGAGGCTGCTGCCCGCCACTGCCAGTTTCCTGATTTCGTAATGGAAGAGGTGTTCCGGGAAGTGGCCCGTGATCTGGGCGGTGAACCCGGACAGGCCTGGCTCCATGAAACAGTTAGGTGGCTGCGGACCTTATCCATGATTCATATTTCCCTGTATGACGGTGTGGCTGAGATTCTCGGCCGGTTAAGAAGCGGCGGCAAAAAGGTCTTCCTGCTCTCCAACGGCCAGAAGACCTTCATTGAGGCAGAGCTGACCATGCTGGGCATCCTGCATTTATTTGACGGGATCGCCATTTCTTCAGAGGCCGGTGTGAGCAAGCCCGATCCGTTATTCTACCGCTATTTGACGGAAACTTACGGCGCAAATCTGGACTCGGCGATCATGATCGGCAATGATCCGCGCACAGACATCGCCGGTGCAAATGCAGTCGGGATTGCTTCCTGCTATATTCAGACAGCCTCGTCACCCCGGGGTGTTCCGGTTAACAGCACGGTGCAGATCTGGGATGGGGACTTGCGGCAAATCCCCGGCTGGAACCTTTAG
- a CDS encoding thioredoxin domain-containing protein: MKKKVAILGVLFFLTICSILLILINDKESELEKLPALMDASGKINITVGDFQLSTQPYIGDTNAPIKVIEFADFKCPACKQWELSSFPKFKQKFIDSGKVQFYFINFPFLGPDSIEAAVAAETVYNQNPEAFWDFKTKLYQSQGKEKTIWATEKFILKFARNNIDAIDFDLFKKDLKDHNYLLNVKKDFKISAANGIYGTPSFIVNGTRVDSSELENKILSLLE, encoded by the coding sequence GTGAAGAAGAAAGTGGCAATACTAGGAGTTTTGTTTTTTCTAACCATTTGTTCTATACTTTTGATTCTAATCAATGATAAAGAAAGCGAACTGGAGAAATTACCAGCATTAATGGATGCTTCGGGTAAAATAAATATAACTGTTGGCGATTTTCAGCTTTCAACTCAACCCTATATCGGAGATACAAATGCTCCAATAAAAGTGATTGAATTTGCTGATTTTAAATGTCCTGCTTGTAAACAATGGGAACTTTCGAGCTTCCCTAAGTTTAAACAGAAATTCATTGATTCAGGTAAGGTGCAATTTTATTTTATCAATTTTCCTTTCCTTGGACCGGACTCCATAGAGGCGGCTGTAGCAGCTGAGACCGTTTATAATCAGAATCCTGAAGCATTTTGGGATTTTAAAACCAAGTTATATCAATCTCAAGGTAAAGAAAAAACTATATGGGCAACTGAAAAGTTTATCTTGAAGTTTGCGAGGAATAATATCGATGCCATTGATTTTGATCTGTTTAAAAAAGACCTAAAGGATCATAACTATTTATTAAACGTGAAAAAGGACTTTAAAATTTCGGCTGCAAACGGGATCTATGGAACCCCTTCTTTTATCGTAAATGGTACACGGGTTGACTCATCAGAATTAGAAAACAAAATCTTAAGTCTGTTGGAGTAA
- a CDS encoding copper amine oxidase N-terminal domain-containing protein, with amino-acid sequence MKKMLCFTLALLTIMLSASSVSANSLGKNGLLLKLNDAYLIYSKGEMPYVDANYRTLIPLRVISDAINGRITWDQKTKVVQIEAENFKLSAALNEKGATINNKKINSDTSMINKNGTVLVPAKWIAEGLGVSLIWDANSKVLSMDGEQFFQKGPLERMNNEEHKVASFDPQIVPIEIGYGTNEGEEQLKITFKNISKNTYTNREIQDHLLVYISPDSFIEEGINGITNSDRSGIRLIENLEPNKTYSYFLPVGRLDQKKLQVDTPQYVFIRYFKYQ; translated from the coding sequence ATGAAAAAAATGCTCTGCTTTACGCTGGCTTTACTAACCATAATGTTATCGGCATCATCTGTATCAGCAAATTCATTGGGCAAGAATGGACTCTTATTAAAACTAAATGATGCGTATCTAATTTACTCCAAGGGAGAAATGCCTTACGTTGATGCCAACTACAGAACGCTGATTCCATTAAGGGTTATTTCTGATGCAATAAATGGAAGGATCACTTGGGACCAAAAGACAAAAGTTGTTCAGATTGAAGCTGAAAACTTCAAATTAAGTGCTGCTCTTAATGAAAAAGGAGCAACTATTAATAATAAAAAGATAAATTCTGATACATCCATGATAAATAAAAATGGTACTGTTTTGGTACCCGCTAAATGGATTGCTGAAGGCTTGGGGGTTTCCTTGATATGGGATGCTAATAGCAAAGTACTGTCGATGGACGGGGAACAATTTTTTCAAAAAGGGCCATTAGAACGGATGAATAATGAGGAGCATAAAGTAGCCTCTTTTGATCCGCAAATTGTACCGATTGAAATTGGATACGGTACAAACGAAGGCGAAGAACAGCTGAAAATCACATTTAAAAATATTTCAAAAAATACGTACACTAATAGGGAAATCCAAGATCACCTACTAGTCTATATTTCTCCTGATAGTTTTATTGAAGAAGGGATAAATGGGATAACAAATAGCGATCGTTCTGGTATTCGGTTAATTGAAAATCTTGAACCTAATAAAACATATTCCTATTTCCTGCCTGTTGGAAGGTTAGATCAAAAAAAATTGCAAGTCGATACGCCTCAATATGTGTTTATACGTTATTTTAAATATCAATAA
- a CDS encoding copper amine oxidase N-terminal domain-containing protein — MRPSLKTSAVLLTLSLALSTGAVSAAPMVTSLNAGTAPQAASSSAAKTFTIELNGSAISGNGFQPSGANEPLIPLRIVAEALGFTVTWNTATKAVDLNKGNIFTTVKSGENRYAVNKMNTTLSTAPLTKENKLYVPASFVSKVLRQTISVEGQQIVIAPAVEHMKESGVITAINTDGKYPSVQIKGTGTSGIVLNVGEDTLFQMADGTNLTLADLQIGMTVEAEHAMFSTRSLPPQTPVYQITVQDTEKPAMLLGTEGTIESVTTSEDGTRMIRIKGTGLSETSQSEIVLRLSADTALVKETGEAVDAAAIVQGAKVIGFYGPMLTKSLPAIGTAWKVVVVTTQS, encoded by the coding sequence ATGAGACCATCCCTGAAAACAAGCGCAGTCCTCCTAACCTTATCCCTGGCCCTTTCTACCGGAGCCGTTTCCGCCGCTCCTATGGTCACTTCATTGAATGCGGGCACAGCGCCGCAGGCAGCCAGCAGTTCTGCCGCTAAGACATTCACTATTGAGCTGAACGGCTCGGCCATTTCCGGGAACGGCTTCCAGCCTTCCGGTGCCAACGAGCCTCTGATTCCGCTACGCATCGTCGCAGAGGCCCTGGGCTTCACTGTCACCTGGAATACAGCTACCAAAGCCGTTGATTTGAACAAAGGAAATATCTTTACAACGGTTAAGAGCGGTGAGAACCGTTATGCCGTCAACAAAATGAACACTACACTCAGCACAGCCCCGCTGACGAAGGAGAACAAGCTGTATGTGCCGGCTTCTTTTGTAAGTAAGGTGCTGCGCCAGACCATTTCCGTGGAGGGACAGCAAATCGTGATTGCCCCGGCCGTAGAACATATGAAGGAGAGCGGCGTCATCACCGCCATCAACACTGACGGGAAATATCCATCCGTGCAGATTAAAGGTACTGGCACATCCGGCATCGTACTCAATGTAGGCGAAGATACCCTCTTCCAGATGGCTGACGGTACCAATCTGACACTGGCTGACCTGCAAATCGGTATGACCGTTGAAGCAGAACATGCCATGTTCTCAACTAGAAGCCTTCCGCCGCAGACACCAGTTTATCAGATAACGGTGCAGGACACTGAGAAACCAGCCATGCTGCTCGGTACGGAAGGGACTATTGAGAGTGTAACCACCTCCGAAGACGGCACCCGCATGATCCGCATTAAGGGTACCGGCCTTAGCGAAACGTCACAAAGCGAGATTGTACTCCGCTTATCCGCCGATACTGCGCTGGTTAAGGAAACCGGAGAGGCAGTGGACGCCGCAGCCATCGTACAGGGTGCGAAGGTGATCGGCTTCTATGGCCCGATGCTGACCAAGAGCCTGCCGGCAATCGGAACAGCCTGGAAAGTGGTTGTTGTAACCACGCAGTCCTAA
- a CDS encoding diguanylate cyclase, producing the protein MPWMQGYPYYLIMGSVLSLYMGVNSYKHHNTPGRRYLWILMLLVSVIFAATAGEILSASFQAKLWFRNIQQVPLLLSTIFTYAVIKDYISRSSAGLNRRLAVISIPVVLDILLIFTDSYHHLMRSSVGMNTVVGVSGIVVHPTVLNMALIAYDQLFGVYAVFLLAVSLQSSSKYYFKWNVLLLASLFIPVASIFLLPLLKITIVGFTAFTYLPPVIIAYFSLFRDPELSLYPRAKKQIVEKMKDGIVLTDRYNNIIDVNEAGELMLSALAERQVSSWVGKNIFMLLEQYGEVAVYYYQQIEGQFEIEVPGTADVCYGLSLIATENNYGQAVGMLIVIRDLSEKKRYERELLYQATVDDLTGLYNRRHFMRLVQNYAMQDGSGKALLLFDIDDFKLINDTYGHMAGDQALVDFSKKVLKLYGNNGIAGRIGGEEFAVCFFADSEEAALREAETFRAEVQKHIVRLDGGLHIRLTVSIGIAFTERCDATFEDFYREADEALYISKTAGKNRVTLGRRPVLMQARK; encoded by the coding sequence ATGCCGTGGATGCAGGGTTATCCCTATTATTTAATTATGGGCAGTGTTCTAAGTCTCTACATGGGCGTCAACTCTTATAAGCATCATAACACACCAGGAAGACGCTATTTATGGATCTTAATGCTGCTGGTCAGCGTAATATTTGCGGCTACGGCCGGAGAGATCCTCTCTGCTTCCTTTCAGGCCAAGCTGTGGTTTAGAAACATTCAGCAGGTCCCGCTGCTGCTCAGCACCATATTTACTTATGCTGTTATCAAAGATTACATATCGCGTTCTTCGGCGGGGCTGAACAGGCGGCTTGCAGTGATTAGCATTCCGGTAGTTTTGGATATACTGCTGATCTTTACAGACTCTTACCATCATCTGATGCGTAGCAGCGTGGGCATGAATACAGTGGTGGGCGTGAGCGGAATCGTAGTGCACCCGACCGTGCTGAACATGGCCTTGATTGCCTATGACCAGCTTTTTGGTGTGTACGCTGTTTTTCTGCTTGCGGTTTCCCTGCAGAGCTCATCGAAATATTATTTCAAATGGAATGTGCTGCTGCTGGCCAGCCTCTTCATTCCAGTCGCCTCTATCTTTTTACTTCCGCTGCTCAAAATTACCATTGTCGGATTTACCGCATTTACCTATTTGCCGCCTGTAATCATAGCCTATTTCTCTTTGTTCAGGGATCCCGAGCTCTCCTTATACCCCCGGGCGAAGAAGCAAATTGTCGAGAAAATGAAGGATGGCATCGTGCTGACAGACCGCTACAACAATATTATTGATGTGAACGAAGCGGGGGAGCTTATGCTCTCGGCCTTGGCAGAGCGGCAGGTCAGTTCATGGGTGGGTAAAAATATCTTCATGCTGCTGGAGCAGTACGGGGAAGTGGCGGTGTATTACTACCAGCAGATTGAAGGGCAGTTCGAAATTGAGGTTCCCGGCACGGCCGACGTCTGTTACGGGCTGTCTCTGATCGCCACCGAGAACAATTACGGGCAGGCTGTAGGCATGCTCATCGTGATCCGTGATCTCAGTGAGAAAAAGCGGTATGAGCGCGAGCTGCTGTACCAGGCGACTGTAGATGATCTCACCGGCCTCTATAACCGGAGGCACTTCATGCGTCTGGTGCAGAACTATGCCATGCAGGACGGGTCAGGAAAGGCGCTGCTGCTGTTTGACATTGATGATTTCAAGTTAATAAATGATACATACGGTCATATGGCCGGAGACCAGGCACTGGTCGATTTCTCCAAAAAGGTACTTAAGCTATACGGGAATAACGGAATCGCCGGCAGGATTGGAGGCGAGGAGTTCGCTGTATGCTTCTTTGCAGACAGCGAAGAGGCCGCGCTCAGGGAAGCGGAGACCTTTCGTGCCGAGGTGCAGAAACATATCGTCAGGCTGGACGGCGGACTTCATATCAGGCTTACGGTCAGCATCGGCATTGCGTTCACGGAGCGCTGTGATGCAACCTTTGAGGATTTTTACCGTGAGGCCGACGAGGCCCTGTATATATCCAAGACCGCCGGCAAAAACAGGGTTACGCTGGGACGGCGGCCGGTTCTGATGCAGGCCCGCAAATGA
- a CDS encoding type B 50S ribosomal protein L31: protein MKEGIHPRVNQVIFLDASVGFKFLSSSTKSSGETMEWEDGNSYPVIRVDASSASHPFYTGKQRDAETGGRVDKFKQRLAQKK, encoded by the coding sequence ATGAAAGAAGGAATACATCCGAGAGTGAACCAGGTCATTTTCCTGGATGCCAGCGTGGGCTTCAAGTTCTTGAGCTCATCCACGAAGTCATCCGGCGAAACTATGGAATGGGAAGACGGTAACTCGTATCCGGTGATCCGTGTGGACGCAAGCTCCGCATCGCACCCTTTCTACACAGGCAAACAGAGAGATGCAGAAACTGGCGGCCGTGTGGACAAGTTCAAACAACGGTTGGCCCAGAAGAAATAA
- a CDS encoding diguanylate cyclase domain-containing protein, translating into MRRNRSSLVSDLGFLGFLVLVFICIVFIAGSGNDYIQNIIILNIAFILALVTYFTTVTAGLVLNLAFIFGYGFFIVYQTVSRGETIGISTYFWLIMVPLITVVLWIFTSSSRELEAENERLKKTTATLATVDENTDLRNSVAFQKDASLFTGISTRYGIPLTLLVVKVKYWSEIRRLIPEDQLSEAIYDVSQLSQSSIRTNDALYLLDKEDATWGLLLFTDREGAKIVIERIKFKLQELNDNEFTGKYKVNLGLKIGAVQYEAETIENPLDFIVQAKKQLEYDV; encoded by the coding sequence ATGAGACGTAACCGCAGCAGTCTGGTCTCCGATCTGGGGTTCCTTGGCTTTCTTGTGCTGGTGTTCATCTGTATTGTGTTTATCGCCGGTTCGGGGAATGATTATATCCAGAATATTATCATTCTGAATATCGCGTTTATTCTGGCGCTTGTAACCTATTTCACCACGGTGACTGCCGGCCTGGTGCTTAACCTCGCCTTTATCTTCGGGTATGGATTCTTCATCGTGTATCAGACCGTGTCGCGGGGAGAGACGATCGGCATCAGCACGTATTTCTGGCTGATCATGGTTCCGCTGATTACGGTGGTGCTGTGGATCTTCACCTCCAGCTCCCGGGAGCTGGAGGCCGAGAATGAACGGCTGAAGAAGACGACGGCCACTCTTGCTACCGTTGATGAGAACACCGACCTGCGGAACAGTGTTGCTTTTCAGAAGGATGCCAGCCTGTTTACGGGGATTTCTACCCGTTACGGGATTCCGCTCACGCTGCTTGTCGTCAAGGTGAAATATTGGAGCGAGATCCGCCGGCTGATTCCAGAGGATCAGCTGTCGGAGGCCATCTATGACGTCTCCCAGCTCAGCCAGTCCAGCATCCGCACCAATGATGCGTTATACTTGCTGGATAAGGAAGACGCTACCTGGGGGCTGCTGCTCTTCACGGACCGAGAGGGAGCCAAAATCGTGATCGAACGGATTAAATTCAAGCTCCAGGAATTGAATGATAATGAATTCACCGGCAAATATAAGGTAAATCTGGGGCTTAAGATTGGGGCTGTGCAGTATGAGGCCGAGACAATCGAGAATCCGCTGGATTTCATTGTTCAAGCTAAAAAGCAGCTGGAGTATGATGTGTAG